The Bdellovibrio sp. ArHS genome has a window encoding:
- a CDS encoding LysR family transcriptional regulator yields the protein MFNYNHLYYFYVTARLGGVSNAAKYLHISQPSLSSQLKVFESAIDQKLFEKKGRNLQLTAEGEKAFAYSKKIFDIANEFAESLRSPSEKQSQRIRIGVTDQVERPFIADLLSPLIKEKRRDIEKTFFVSSAPSEILLNQLRSHDIDLVLTNKPIYADDVKELASANMPVNLMVSTKNLKDLKIRVSRSTSALEFLNAVPWGLIIPSYKMKLRHETDLFFQEIKARKKVVIESDIISVVGRAIVDGAGVGFMPVPYLLDEVNNGTITTLGPKAGYWQHSLYLLGRKDDNYDDTVEDVKNSIKKMEKI from the coding sequence ATGTTTAATTACAACCATCTTTATTACTTTTATGTCACCGCGAGGCTAGGCGGAGTCAGCAACGCCGCAAAATACCTGCATATCAGCCAACCTTCCCTCAGTTCCCAACTGAAGGTATTTGAGTCTGCCATTGACCAAAAACTTTTCGAAAAAAAAGGACGAAACTTACAGCTGACCGCCGAGGGAGAAAAGGCCTTCGCGTATTCCAAAAAAATCTTTGATATCGCCAATGAGTTTGCGGAAAGCTTACGAAGTCCAAGCGAAAAACAAAGTCAAAGAATTCGCATCGGTGTCACCGATCAAGTAGAGCGGCCCTTTATTGCTGACTTGCTAAGTCCTTTAATCAAAGAGAAACGCCGGGATATAGAAAAAACATTTTTCGTCAGCTCTGCGCCCTCGGAAATTCTGTTAAATCAATTACGCAGCCATGACATTGACTTGGTTTTAACCAACAAACCCATTTACGCCGACGACGTGAAAGAACTGGCTTCGGCCAACATGCCCGTGAATCTGATGGTCTCAACCAAAAATCTTAAGGATCTAAAAATTCGCGTCTCTCGCAGCACTTCGGCCCTGGAATTTTTGAATGCCGTGCCCTGGGGACTGATCATCCCGTCGTACAAAATGAAATTGCGACATGAAACTGATCTCTTCTTTCAAGAGATCAAAGCCCGCAAAAAGGTTGTCATTGAAAGTGATATTATATCTGTTGTGGGACGGGCTATTGTTGATGGCGCTGGGGTTGGCTTTATGCCGGTTCCTTATCTGCTTGACGAGGTCAACAATGGCACTATTACAACGCTCGGACCGAAAGCGGGCTATTGGCAACACAGCCTCTATCTGCTGGGAAGAAAAGACGACAATTACGATG